The window GAGGCCGCGCACATGCCGGAGGACCCACGCGGTCTTGCGGTACAGGTCGGCGCGGATCGCGTCCCCACGGCGGTCGTTGACCGTCAGACCGGCGAGCGCCGTGGCCAGGGACGCCGTCGGCGAGGGACCGGAGTAGAGATAGGGGCCGGCGGCGGTCTTCAGGTGGTCCTTGAGCCGGGAGGGCAGGGCGAGGAAGGCCAGCAGCGACGAGTACGCCTTGGAGAAACCGCCGACGAGGACGATGCCGTCGTAGGTCTCACCCGTGTGCCGGACGACGCTGTTGCCGCGCGATCCGTACGGGCAGGGCTCGGCTGCTGTCCGCTCCCCGATGACACCGAAACCGTGAGTGTCGTCCACGTACAGCGTCGCGCCACGGTCCCGGCAGATCCCGGCCAGTACCGGAAGGTCGGGAATGTTCCCGCTCATGCTGTCGACACCGTCCAGGCAGACCAGCCGGGGCCCGTCGCACGGCAGGGCCCGCAGCGCAGCGTCCAACTCCTCGGGCCGCTCGGCGCTGAAGCGCTGCACACGCGCGCCCTGGCCCCGGGCCGACACACAGCCGTCGTACACCGTTTTGTGCGCCCTGGCCTCGACGAAGACGTGGCCCGCACCGGCGAGGACCGGGATCACCGAGGCGTGGATGAGGGTGGCGGTGGGCAGCAGCAGCGTGTCCGGTGCGCCGAGCAGTGCGGCGAGCCGTTCCTCGATGTCCGTGTAGAGCCGTGGGCTGCCCAGCAGCCGCGACCAGCTGGGGTGCGTCCCCCACCGCCGTACGGCCGGCTCGATCTGGTCCATGATCTCGGGATCCCAGTCGAAGCCCAGGTAGTTGCAGGACGCGAAGTCGATCAGCCAGTGGTCGCCGCTGCGGATGTGCCGGCCGCGCACCTCGTCCAGCACGGCGTCGCTCATGGGGCAGGTCCGCCGCAGGTGGTCGAGGTCGTCCAACCGTGGGTCACGCCGGTCTCCCGGGACTTCGACGTGGGTGCCGATCGTGCGCATGGTGGCGCTCCCTCGCGTTCAGGTCTGCGGAGACGGCCGGACACCGCCGTGTTGTTGCAGGACGGCCTCTGACTGCTCCACCGTCATCGGCCGTGCGAACAGGTAGCCCTGCCCGTACCGGCAGCCGATGTCCGCCAGCAGCTCCCACTGCTGCTGCTTCTCGATACCCTCGGCGATCACCTGAAGCCCGAGCGTGTCGGCGAGGCGGATGATGCCCTCGACGAGGGCGACCTGTCGGGGGTCCTGCGGTACGTCGTCGATGAACGTCTTGTCGATCTTCAGTACGTCGATGGGGAAGTCCCGTAGATAGCGCAGCGAGGAGTATCCGGTGCCGAAGTCGTCCACCGCGATGCGCACACCGAGGTCCTTCAGTGCCCGGATGAGCGTGTCGATCTGCTCGGTCCGCTGCATGAGTACCGACTCGGTGAGCTCCAGCAGCAGCGTGCCCGGGACCAGGGCAGCGGTGTCCAGGGCCCCGCACACCTCGTGCAGGAAGCCCGTGTCCCGCCACTGCCGCGCGGAGACATTGACGCTGAGGTACGGCGCCCTGGCCAGTCCGGCGCGGTGCTGCAGCCGGGCGATGTCGGCCGTGGCGTGGTGCAGCACCCAGGTGCCCAGCTCCGAGATGTGGCCGGTCTCCTCGGCGAGCGGAATGAACTGCCCCGGTGGCACCGGATCGCCTCCCATGCGCGGCCAGCGGGCCAGCGCCTCGAAGCCCACGACCTCGTTCGCGGTGATGTCCACGACCGGCTGGTAGCGCAGAGTGAACTCCTGGTGGGCGATCGCACTGTTGAGGCGCGCCTGGAGGTCTTGGCGTTCCATCACGCGGGCGCGCTGCTGCGGCTGGAAGCGGCGCCACTGGCGCTTCCCGGAGGCCTTGGCCGCGTACAGGGCCAGATCGGCGAGGGCCAGCAGTTCCTCGGCGTCCGCGCTGTCCCTGGCCGTGGCCACCCCCACGCTGGCGGAGATGCTCACCGATTCATCGGCCAGCTGGAACTGCCGGTTGAGCGTCTGGATCACCTGCGCGGCCAGGAGTTCGGCGTCGAGAGGCTGTTTCGCGTCCTCCATCAGCACGGCGAACTCGTCGCCGCCGAGCCGGGCCGCCGTGTCGGTACGGCGCAGTGTCCCCGACAGGCGCTCTCCCACGGCGCGCAGCAGCCGGTCGCCGACCGAGTGGCCCAGCGTGTCGTTGACGATCTTGAAGTCGTCCAGGTCGATGAAGAGCAGACAGGTGATCGTCGATTCCCGGCGGCTGCGCAGCAGTGCGCGCTCCGTCCGCTCCAGCAGCAGGGTCCGGTTGGGCAGACCGGTCAGCGAGTCGTGGAAGGCCCGCTGGGTGAGCTCATGCTCCAACTGACGCTGCTCGGTGACGTCCCGCAGCGTCACCACCAGACCGCCCACGGTCCGGTCCTGCCGCAGGTCACGGCAGCGCGCCTCCACCTCGATGCGGCGCGTTCCCCGCGCCACCCACCAGTGGTCGTGCGCCTCCTGGCGCCCGCTGTTCAGCAGGGCCGTCAGGGTCCGGGTCACCCGGTCCCGGTCCCGCGGATCGAGCAGTTCCGGCAGCTGTCTCCCGGGCAGCTCGACGCCGCTGCCGAACACGGCCTGTGCGGACGGAGTGGCGTAGCGGACGGTTGCGTCGTCGTTGACGATGAGGATGACGTCCGTGGCGTTGTGCACCAGGGTGCGGAAGTACGCCTCGCTCTCCGTGCGGATGATCTCCCGCCGCAGCGTGACGCGCTCCGTCGCCAGCCCCGCGTGCGAGGCCAGGATCTCCAGTGAGCCGCGGATCTCGGCGAGCTGACGGTCGGGGCCGGCCGCCACCAGGGCGCCCCGAAGCTCGCCGCCGCCCGGGCGGTCGCGCTGGACCATGGGGCAGACCAGGGCCGTCGGCAGATCCCCGAGCCGGGCGGCGATGACCGGCCCCAACACGTCACTGGGAAGAACGAGGGTGTGGTGGCGGACGGGATCGGCCGGCCCGTCCCCCGAGGGCACGGCACGATCCGTGATCCATCGCCCGCCGATCCGGACGGGGGACCGCGCAAGGCGCGTGTACAGGTTCTGGGCGTCCCGGGCCGACAGGAGCATGGCCACATGCCGGGCCTTCGGCCCGAACAGCGTGGCGACCGCGGTGTCGCAGGTCCGGGCGATCTCCTCCGGCCAGAACGCGGCCACCAGTGAGGCGGCCGCGGTGCGCAGTGCCTGCTCCCGCGCCATGGCCTTGCGGTGCGCCACGACCATCACCGCCAGCCGCAGGATCACCAGGAGGAACATCACGCTGGAGAACGCGCCCAGTACCGCCGCGTCACGCACGCGGCCCGCGAGCTCCTCGTACACCAGGACCGTGGGCGGGATCAGCGTGGCCGCCGTGAGCAGCACAAGCCGGCGCCAGGGCGGCAGCAGAGACTGCGGCTGCGATTCCGACGCGGTCAGCTCCGCCATCGAGGGGTGCAGCGCGGCCAGTCCCCACGCCGTGTAGAAGACGATCCAGCCCGAGTCCAGCACCGTGCCGGCCTGCCATGTGCCGTTGAGCTGGAGGATCCCGTACGCGATGTCGAAGCAGAGCAGCGTGAGCGTGCCCAGCACGAGCAGCTGGACGGCGCGGTTGGAGCCGGACACGGGGCTGGGGGCGAGCAGCCGCGCGAGGAGCGCCAGCACCAGGATGTCCCCGAGTGGGTAGGCGATGCTGATCGCGCGCTGCTCCCAGGTGAGGCCCTCCAGCCGGGCGAGCGGCTGCACCAGATACACCCAGACCGGCAGGGCGAGCCCCGCGGTGATGATCAGCGCGTCCAGCAGGCTCGGCAGATCA of the Streptomyces sp. T12 genome contains:
- a CDS encoding pyridoxal phosphate-dependent aminotransferase family protein: MRTIGTHVEVPGDRRDPRLDDLDHLRRTCPMSDAVLDEVRGRHIRSGDHWLIDFASCNYLGFDWDPEIMDQIEPAVRRWGTHPSWSRLLGSPRLYTDIEERLAALLGAPDTLLLPTATLIHASVIPVLAGAGHVFVEARAHKTVYDGCVSARGQGARVQRFSAERPEELDAALRALPCDGPRLVCLDGVDSMSGNIPDLPVLAGICRDRGATLYVDDTHGFGVIGERTAAEPCPYGSRGNSVVRHTGETYDGIVLVGGFSKAYSSLLAFLALPSRLKDHLKTAAGPYLYSGPSPTASLATALAGLTVNDRRGDAIRADLYRKTAWVLRHVRGLGLATPSVREFPIVEIPLADAADLEAVARFLWDRGIYVTLAAYPLVPRDRVGFRIQVTALNSDEDIDRLNDTLSLLAEHRVLRRRR
- a CDS encoding bifunctional diguanylate cyclase/phosphodiesterase; this encodes MTLLLAHRLMAAHIALVGALTGLYMTIPDLRTPLWAVIGLAGAAAVVVGVHLHRPAHRWPWWVLAAGLLAFAAGDTYYNVQEAYFAATNPFPSPADACYLAVYPLFAAGLFGLVRYRWVDHDLPSLLDALIITAGLALPVWVYLVQPLARLEGLTWEQRAISIAYPLGDILVLALLARLLAPSPVSGSNRAVQLLVLGTLTLLCFDIAYGILQLNGTWQAGTVLDSGWIVFYTAWGLAALHPSMAELTASESQPQSLLPPWRRLVLLTAATLIPPTVLVYEELAGRVRDAAVLGAFSSVMFLLVILRLAVMVVAHRKAMAREQALRTAAASLVAAFWPEEIARTCDTAVATLFGPKARHVAMLLSARDAQNLYTRLARSPVRIGGRWITDRAVPSGDGPADPVRHHTLVLPSDVLGPVIAARLGDLPTALVCPMVQRDRPGGGELRGALVAAGPDRQLAEIRGSLEILASHAGLATERVTLRREIIRTESEAYFRTLVHNATDVILIVNDDATVRYATPSAQAVFGSGVELPGRQLPELLDPRDRDRVTRTLTALLNSGRQEAHDHWWVARGTRRIEVEARCRDLRQDRTVGGLVVTLRDVTEQRQLEHELTQRAFHDSLTGLPNRTLLLERTERALLRSRRESTITCLLFIDLDDFKIVNDTLGHSVGDRLLRAVGERLSGTLRRTDTAARLGGDEFAVLMEDAKQPLDAELLAAQVIQTLNRQFQLADESVSISASVGVATARDSADAEELLALADLALYAAKASGKRQWRRFQPQQRARVMERQDLQARLNSAIAHQEFTLRYQPVVDITANEVVGFEALARWPRMGGDPVPPGQFIPLAEETGHISELGTWVLHHATADIARLQHRAGLARAPYLSVNVSARQWRDTGFLHEVCGALDTAALVPGTLLLELTESVLMQRTEQIDTLIRALKDLGVRIAVDDFGTGYSSLRYLRDFPIDVLKIDKTFIDDVPQDPRQVALVEGIIRLADTLGLQVIAEGIEKQQQWELLADIGCRYGQGYLFARPMTVEQSEAVLQQHGGVRPSPQT